A window of the Brassica oleracea var. oleracea cultivar TO1000 chromosome C1, BOL, whole genome shotgun sequence genome harbors these coding sequences:
- the LOC106301446 gene encoding LOB domain-containing protein 22-like, producing MPSGKPSSSVFSLHPKPTPLKPSSSTTSNNNTTNQACAACKYQRRKCAPDCLLAPYFPHDRHRQFLNAHKLFGVSNITKIIKDLSPPDKDAAMYTIMFQSDARANDPIEGCYSIIRKLQYQIEYSKNELDMVIQQLAVFRNHHQEPHIQIQEPEDLSSFSSSCDLNNNNSITYNYPLHHVQEPVQQQQEQQYCASGNFNGLQEDMWCLQLQDSSTTVNMKGGFIDECEDVKPVEEVSSETHEFEHHHDGFVEEPYIISS from the coding sequence ATGCCATCAGGCAAACCTTCTTCTTCTGTCTTCTCTTTACATCCCAAACCAACACCATTAAAACCTTCAAGCAGCACCACCAGCAACAACAACACCACAAACCAAGCATGCGCGGCTTGCAAATACCAACGTAGAAAATGTGCTCCTGATTGTCTTCTCGCTCCCTACTTCCCTCACGACCGTCACCGCCAATTCCTCAATGCTCATAAGCTCTTCGGTGTAAGCAACATCACCAAGATCATCAAAGACCTTAGCCCTCCTGATAAAGACGCGGCTATGTATACAATCATGTTTCAGTCCGATGCTCGTGCGAATGATCCCATCGAAGGATGTTATAGCATCATTAGAAAGCTTCAGTACCAGATAGAGTACTCAAAAAACGAGTTGGACATGGTTATTCAGCAATTGGCTGTGTTCCGTAATCATCATCAAGAACCGCATATTCAGATTCAAGAACCTGAGGATCTCTCGAGTTTTTCGAGTTCTTGTGATCTAAACAACAACAACTCGATTACTTACAACTACCCTCTTCATCATGTCCAAGAACCAGTTCAACAGCAACAAGAACAACAATATTGTGCTTCTGGAAACTTTAATGGGTTACAAGAAGACATGTGGTGCCTTCAACTTCAAGATTCATCAACGACGGTGAATATGAAGGGTGGCTTCATTGATGAATGTGAGGACGTTAAGCCTGTGGAAGAGGTTTCTAGTGAAACACACGAGTTCGAGCATCATCATGATGGTTTCGTTGAAGAACCATACATTATTTCTTCTTAG
- the LOC106301589 gene encoding F-box/kelch-repeat protein At3g13680-like → MTTMSDLPQDLTKEIFSRVPLTSLSAVRSTCKSWNSISKSQVLCESAARRKQFLGFMMKDFSVCSMKFDLQGIQNEADFVEPSIKQVSVLDQVEISQIFQCEGLLLCVTRDKSRLLMWNPYLGQTRCIQPRNTFLSGDQYALGYDKIRKHKILRILGDCKSGYMVLGMKSSI, encoded by the coding sequence ATGACAACGATGTCCGATCTTCCACAAGATTTGACAAAAGAGATATTCTCTAGGGTTCCATTGACATCCCTAAGCGCTGTGCGATCCACTTGCAAAAGTTGGAACTCTATCTCTAAGTCTCAGGTTTTATGCGAATCAGCCGCAAGAAGGAAGCAGTTTCTAGGGTTCATGATGAAGGATTTTAGTGTTTGCTCGATGAAGTTTGATCTCCAAGGAATCCAAAACGAAGCAGACTTCGTTGAACCATCTATAAAGCAAGTAAGTGTACTTGACCAAGTAGAGATATCTCAAATCTTTCAGTGTGAAGGCTTACTTCTATGCGTCACCAGAGACAAGTCAAGGCTCTTGATGTGGAATCCTTATTTGGGGCAAACAAGGTGTATTCAACCAAGAAACACTTTCCTAAGTGGAGACCAATATGCTCTTGGATATGACAAGATCCGTAAACACAAAATCTTGAGGATTTTAGGTGACTGTAAAAGCGGTTACATGGTTCTTGGTATGAAATCTTCGATTTGA